The following nucleotide sequence is from Desulfomicrobium macestii.
CGACCACGCCGCCGATCCAGAGCAGGATGGATTGTTTTTTCATTTCGCCCTCCGGGATTCAAGAAAGGGCGGGACACCCGGGTGTTCCGCCCCTTCGATATCCAAGGTTGCCTAGTGTTCGGCCGGCTGATTGGTCAGGCCGAGGTGGTCCAGCAGGTGGAAGATCATGGACAAGGCCATGCCCACCACCGTGCCCAGGGCCATGCCCTTGAGCTGCACCGTGCCGATGTGCAGGGCCGTGCCGCTCAGGCCCACGATGAGCACCACGGCGGTCAGGATCAGGTTGGCGGGTTTGGAGTAGTCGACCTTGGCTTCGACCAGCATGCGGATGCCCGAGGCGGCGATGACGCCAAACAGCAGGATGCAGATGCCGCCCATGACCGGAGTGGGGATGGACTGGATGAAGGCCGAGAGCTTGCCGATAAAGGCCAGACAGATGGAGATGACCGCCGCTCCGCCGATGACCCACACGGAGTAGACGCGGGTGATGGCCATGACGCCGATGTTCTCGCCGTATGTGGTCACGGGCACGGAGCCCATGAAGCCCGACAGGGTGGTGGCGATGCCGTCGCCGAGCAGCGAGCGGTGCAGGCCGGGATCCTTGACCAGATCGCGGCCGATGATGTTGCCGGTGACGACCAGATGGCCGATGTGCTCGGAGATGACCACCAGCGAGGCCGGGATGATGATCAGGATCATGTTGATGTCGAACTTGGGCAGGTACACGGTCGGGAAGGAGATGACCGGGGCCGTGGCGATGGTCGCGAAATCGACCATGCCCATGCTGATGGCCACCGCATAGCCCACGATGATGCCGACCAGGACCGGGATGACCGCCATGAAACCGCGAAACACGATGGACCCGAAGGCGACGACCAGCAGGGTGACCATGGAGACGATGATGGCGTCCATGTTATAGGCCCCGGAATCGTCGGGCATGATGCCGGCCATGCCCGTGGCCACACCGGCCAGTTCCAGACCGATGAGGGCGACGATGGGGCCCATGGTGGCCGGGGGAAGCACGATCTTGATCCAGTCGGATCCGAAGCGGCCGATGATCAGCGCCACGGTGCAGAAGATCAGGCCCGAGGCGATGAAGCCGCCCAGCGCGTAGGAGTAATTACCTCCCCACAGGGCCTGGTCGGCGCCGAGAACGACAAAGACCGGAGACAGAAACGCGAAGCTCGAACCCAGAAACGCGGGTGCCTTGCCCTTGCAGATGAACAGGTAAATGAGCGTTCCGATGCCGTTCATGAGGAGCACGATGGCCGGATCGATCTTGAACAGGGTCGGAACCAGCACCGACGCGCCGAACATGGCGAAAAGATGCTGAAGACTTAACGGAAAGCCTTGAAGTAATGGAACTTTTTCGTCAACCTGGATAATTCTTCTGCTCATGCGTTTCTCCCTTCGAAAATGATGTGTAGCAAGGCCAAATGGGCCCGTCCCGCGCACATGCCGGATGGGGTCCGCCGTGCAAACCCCAAAACTGCAATGTCCTACAAGCAGGGGGCGGCGTGGTCAAGAAAGGTTGTTGGACGGGGTGGGTCAGGAACCCTGGGAGGAGAGGATTTTTTCGATCACGGCCTGTGCGTGGCCATGCGGATTGCGCAGGTCGGCGATGCGGCCGATGACCCCGTGAACGGGCAGCCCGGAGAAGCTTTCGATGGCCGAGCTGTTTTCGGCCCGGTCAAGCTCCGGAACGGCGTCCGTTGGATCGGTCAGGACCACGCCCAGGCAAGCGGCCTTGCGGGCCTTCATGGCTTCCAGGGTCAGCAGGGTGTGATTGATGGTTCCCAGACCGGCGCGGCCGACCACGAGCAGGGAGGCTCCTGCCTGCATGGCCAGATCGAGCATGGTTTTTTGTGCCGTTATCGGCACCATGAGGCCGCCCGCGCCTTCCACAACCGTGATCTCGTGGCGGGTGGCGTGAGCGGCAATGAAACGGCACAGGGCGACGAAATCCACGGGATCACCCGCTAAAAGGGGGGCCTTGGGCAAGGGGCGGCAGGAATGGATGCAGTCCGAGGGCGTCCTGCCCCCCGGCAGACCGCCGGGCAGCAGGTCGTGCACGAAGGAAGCGTCGGAGTCCTGTCCGGGATCGGTACAACCCGTCTGCACGGGCTTCAGGTACACGGCGTCGCGGGCGGCCAGGGCGCGCATGACGAGCAGGCTGACCACGGTCTTGCCCACATCCGTGTCCGTGCCGGTGATGAAGATGATCCTGCCGGAGCTCATGCCTCGTCCTCCTTGTGCAGCGCGCTTGAGAGAGCGTCGCGCAGCCGCGATATGTCGTCCGCGCGGTGCTCGGCGGTCAGACAGACCCGCAGCATGGCCTGTCCCAGGGGCACGGTGGGGTAGCGGGCCGCGAAGACCAGAATTCCCGCTTCACGCAGGGCCGTGGCCAGGCGCCGGCAGCGGTTCTCGTCGCCGATTTCCAGCGCCAGGATGTGCGCAGCTCCGCGAACCTGCAGGCCCGCTTGCGGCAGCTCCTTGCGGGCCAGATTCCCGAGCAGGCGCAGGTGCTCGCGCTGGGCCTCCGACTGGCCGACCCGGTCGAGCATGGCCAGGACCATCTCCCCGTGCCAGGGCGGCAGGGAAGTGGTGTAGATGAAGCCCTGCCCGAAATGGATCAGATGCTCGCGCACGGCCCGGGGGCAGAGGATGAACGCCCCGAACATTCCAAAGGCCTTGCCCAGCGTGCCCACGGCCACATCGGCCACTGCGCGGCCCAGCCCCCGCCCGCCGGGGCCCAGCACGCCGAAGGCATGCGCTTCGTCCACGATGCACAGAAAACCGTTTTCACTCTTGAGCTCTTGAAGTGCCGCAAAGTCCGGGCTGTCACCGTCCATGCTGAACAGCGATTCGGTCAGCACGGCCTGGGCCGGGTGCGCCATGAGCAATTTGCGCAGATGGCTCATGCGGTTGTGGCGGAAGGTGTGGAACTGCGCCCGGCTGTGCCGCACCCCAGCCACGGTGCTGGTATGGGCGCGCTTGTCGAGCAGGAGCGTGTCCCTTTCGGAAAAGAGCGTGGAGATGAGCGTGAGGTTGGCCA
It contains:
- the uraA gene encoding uracil permease, which produces MSRRIIQVDEKVPLLQGFPLSLQHLFAMFGASVLVPTLFKIDPAIVLLMNGIGTLIYLFICKGKAPAFLGSSFAFLSPVFVVLGADQALWGGNYSYALGGFIASGLIFCTVALIIGRFGSDWIKIVLPPATMGPIVALIGLELAGVATGMAGIMPDDSGAYNMDAIIVSMVTLLVVAFGSIVFRGFMAVIPVLVGIIVGYAVAISMGMVDFATIATAPVISFPTVYLPKFDINMILIIIPASLVVISEHIGHLVVTGNIIGRDLVKDPGLHRSLLGDGIATTLSGFMGSVPVTTYGENIGVMAITRVYSVWVIGGAAVISICLAFIGKLSAFIQSIPTPVMGGICILLFGVIAASGIRMLVEAKVDYSKPANLILTAVVLIVGLSGTALHIGTVQLKGMALGTVVGMALSMIFHLLDHLGLTNQPAEH
- the bioD gene encoding dethiobiotin synthase; this encodes MSSGRIIFITGTDTDVGKTVVSLLVMRALAARDAVYLKPVQTGCTDPGQDSDASFVHDLLPGGLPGGRTPSDCIHSCRPLPKAPLLAGDPVDFVALCRFIAAHATRHEITVVEGAGGLMVPITAQKTMLDLAMQAGASLLVVGRAGLGTINHTLLTLEAMKARKAACLGVVLTDPTDAVPELDRAENSSAIESFSGLPVHGVIGRIADLRNPHGHAQAVIEKILSSQGS
- a CDS encoding aminotransferase class I/II-fold pyridoxal phosphate-dependent enzyme, translating into MPEHNFLERLKNETEARRQAGLGRELLPVTGREGASVVMGDRAYLNFSSNDFLGLAQDPELAETLAQLCRRSGSGSGASRLVTGTTRSTLDAEQALADYFGYESCLILGSGFLANLTLISTLFSERDTLLLDKRAHTSTVAGVRHSRAQFHTFRHNRMSHLRKLLMAHPAQAVLTESLFSMDGDSPDFAALQELKSENGFLCIVDEAHAFGVLGPGGRGLGRAVADVAVGTLGKAFGMFGAFILCPRAVREHLIHFGQGFIYTTSLPPWHGEMVLAMLDRVGQSEAQREHLRLLGNLARKELPQAGLQVRGAAHILALEIGDENRCRRLATALREAGILVFAARYPTVPLGQAMLRVCLTAEHRADDISRLRDALSSALHKEDEA